GTCAGAAATTGAAATGGATGATGATGGTGCACAGAATGTTGAGCTTGAAGAGATGTTGGATACATTGAAGCAACAACATGGAAATGAAATTATCAAAAATGAAGATGATCAGAAAAAggaaattatgaatttattgcatgattttaataaaatcaaagatGCAACACAAGTGGTATTGGGTGCATTGGCTAATATCGATGGGGTGACAATTAAGGATATgcatttgaaatataatttaccaattgattaaaaattcaaatttgaaacaaatttttgaaaggtctttttattttatctcaaGCTTAGATTTACAAAACACTTTTTGTTTGTGATTGTGTTTTCGAACAAACTACTGAGACTgagttttggtttgcagggtaGTTCGCAATACCATATCAATCACAAGACAAAAACCTTAACtacaatagctgcgttcctttggaaatatttatctactttttagtacttcaaactactttgatctactttgctatactgaaaaagtagttcaaagcagctttaagtactaaaaagtagataaatatttccaaaggaacgcagctaatgacctaaaaagtgaaaaagtggaaaattatatttttctctagagctatttgttttttataaaaattgtttttaaaaccaaaaaataagatttcttctacatcattatttttaattttgtgatcgGTAAAACTACACAAAATGTGTTTGAaagttttcactttttgcaaaaagtggccgttgtagttattatacctcacagtacacataaaaaggtaatatatattccgaactgacattggtcgccagattgtcaaaacatgacactttggcgaccaatgtcagctaccgaattcttaattgtttaaaataccgacgaaaaacgcacaaaaaccgataaaccgcgcacaccactaatttttaaacaattatttatcattttccgccatgaaacacgaagaaaatttgatatttttcaatttataatatttttaaatgacattttataaatttaaacaaaaacaaatttcctgtttactgcgattgaaatataaaaatttaaggccgagctgacagattggtgcccatttttgacaaacaaattttgacaacgttcggaactcgcgcttctaggaatgctcatcagtttacccttgagcccaactttggacgtaccgtcaaatacagagattctttctttagccgcaccacacgaatgtggaatatattacccgcctctgtttttccctgccattttaatgtccagagctttaaaactaatgtgcatcggtttctccttttaaatccctcaatattttcctgaagc
This DNA window, taken from Episyrphus balteatus chromosome 2, idEpiBalt1.1, whole genome shotgun sequence, encodes the following:
- the LOC129910552 gene encoding DNA repair protein SWI5 homolog is translated as MSEIEMDDDGAQNVELEEMLDTLKQQHGNEIIKNEDDQKKEIMNLLHDFNKIKDATQVVLGALANIDGVTIKDMHLKYNLPID